The Calothrix sp. PCC 7507 DNA segment ATCCAGAGACTTGGCAGGGAATCGTTGTGGCTGAATCAATAGCTGGTATTTGGCCAAAAATGCACGGAGTGAAAATCGATGACCCTTGTTTTCGGGAACGCCATGTAGAAAATTATAAAGAAGGACGAGTCAGGGCGATCGCTAATATTTATCAAGAGCCAAGCCTCGTTAACAACAGTTGTTACATCCAAATGTTAGAGAAATTTGCTGTCAAAGGCAATTTGATCGCACCCATTATCACCGACAGCAACCTCCACGGCTTATTGATTGCCCATCATTGCGAAAGTCCCCGCGTCTGGCAACAGCAGGAAATTGATTTGTTGCAACAAACAGCAATTCAAATCAGCTATGCCTTAGAACAAGCCCAGTTACTAGAAGAATTAGAAAAAGCCAAAGCACTCGCCCAACAAGACTCGGAAGAAGAACGGGGACAAAAAGAAACCCTGCAAATGCAACTCCTAGAACTACTCAGTGATGTAGAAGGCGCAGCTAGAGGCGATTTGACGGTGCGTGCGGATGTCACCGCTGGGGAAATTGGTACGGTTGCTGACTTCTTCAACTCAATTGTGGAAAGCCTGCGGGATATTGTGACTCAAGTTAAACAAGCTGCTACCCAAGTCAACACAGCGGTTGGTTCTAACGAGGGTGCTATCCGCCAGTTAGCAGAAGAAGCGATCGCCCAAACTGCGGAAATTAACCGCACCCTAGATGCGGTTGATCAAATGACTGATTCCATTAAAGCCGTAGCGGAAAACGCCCAGCAAGCTGCTGTCATCGCCAATCATGCAGCCCACACCGCTACTAAGAGTGGACAAGCAATGGATTTGACAGTGCAAAACATCCTATTGTTGCGAGAAACAGTAGGAGAAACTGCCAAAAAAGTCAAGCGGTTGGGAGAATCTTCTCAACAAATTTCCCGCGTTGTGTCCTTGATTAACCAAATCGCCATGCAAACCAACTTGCTAGCCATCAATGCTGGCATCGAAGCAGCACGTGCAGGTGACGAAGGTCAAGGATTTGCGATCGTCGCCGAAGAGGTGGGAGAATTAGCAGCTCGCAGCGCCGCAGCCACCAAAGAAATTGAACAAATTGTGGAAAATATCCAGAGAGAAACTAGTGAAGTCGTCCAGGCGATGGAGGTAGGAACTAGCCAGGTAGTAGAAGGCACTCGCATTGTCGAAGATGCGAAACAAAGTCTCAGTCAGATTTTGGATGTGTCACGTCAAATTGACTACCTAGTACAGACAATTTCCACAGCTACCGCATCTCAGGTAGAAACATCAGAATCTGTCAGCGAATTGATGAAAGCGATCGCCGCTCTTTCCCAACGGACTAGCGACTCTTCGCGCCTCGTGTCAGAATCTTTGCAACAAACTGTTGATATTTCTCAAGAATTGCAGGAAACTGTCGGTACATTCAAGGTCAGTTAAGTCATTTGTCATTTGTCTTTTGTTCTACCCTGCGGGAAGCCGCTAAGGCGTCTATGTTATTTGCTAGTTACCAATGACCAATGACCTTTCCGGTGATGTTTAATTCCTCTTTAACACTGCGTTGGCGTAGCCTCTCCAAGAGAAGCTAGCCAGCTGCTCATCAAAAAAATCTTGAAGACTGCGCTGGACTACCAATGACCAATGACTATTGACTAAACATAAAAGCCATGTCACAGGAGAAAGAACTGGAAATCCAGATGCAATTTCTGGAAGAAGCAACAGATTACCTCAATACTCTAGAAGGAGTATTGCTGGAAATCGACGCCAGTAATCGCATCGATTTGGATAAAATTAACGGGGCACTACGGGCCGCTCATTCGATCAAAGGCGGCGCGGGGATGATGGGATTTCGGATGCTGAGTGATTTAGCTCATCGTCTGGAAGATTCTTTTAAAGTCTTAAAAACTCGGAAAAACTCGTTAGAAATTGATACTCAGTTACAAAGTTTACTGCTATCTGGAGTTGACTGGTTGCGCCAGATAGTGGAACTGCTTTCAGAAGGAAATGTCATTGAAGAGGAGTGGTTAGCCACCTTTTGTTATCCAGTATTTGATGAGCTGCATGAGCGTTTGGGCGATCCCAGCCCAGAAGATGCCACAACCATGCTTTCCCCGGAAGATGGGCAAGACATTATCCCCTTGCTGTTTGAAACAGAAGTCGAAGGGTGTTTGCAGCGCCTAGAATCTGTATTGTTGGATAGCGAACAGCCTTGTTTGCAAGAAGAAGTGTCCATCATGGCAGCTGAATTGGGTGGTTTGGGGGAAATGCTCCAGTTAGCCGCCTTTACTCAGCTTTGTGAGTCAGTGACATACCACTTAACAACGGCTGCACCCCACCAAATTGCGGAAATTTCCCAGTTAGCCTTGCAAGCCTGGAGGCGATCGCAAGCTTTGGTGCTGACTAACCAAATGGATAGCCTACCGACAGCTATTGAATTTAGCGCTCCAGATGTATTGTCAACAGCAGAGGCGATGCCAACGGCGGTACTCTACGAGAACCCCTCCAGGGAACGCGGAGCGACCATCGCCGAGTTTCTCGCCACGGATACAGCCGCAACTCACCCTATCGAAACCGAAATAGTCGCTGCGGATGTCTTGGAATCAGCAGAAGGTGACGAAAGTTGGCTGGATGAAAAAATCATCGCTGCTAGTTTTGCATCCTTGGAAGCAGAATTTGCTGATGACATCGACGAACAAGTCGAGTTCCCCGAACTAACTACAGCAGATCCAGAAATTTCCCCCACAGATTACAGATTTGTGGAGCGCAAAAGCGAACCAGTTGGTGCTGGTAAAGAAAGGGAAACGCCGGAAAATACAGTCCGAGTTCCCAGTAAGCAACTTGAGCAAATCAATGATTTGTTTGGGGAACTGATCATCCAGCGGAACGGCCTCAACTTGCAGATGGAGAGATTACGCAAGCTAGTTCGCAATCTGAGCCAGCGTGTCCAAGTTCTCGACCGAGAAAATCAGGAATTACGGGCAGCATACGACAAAATTTCTACTCAAGCCACAGCGTCATCAGGCATATCATCAGAACATAACTGGCAAACTAGCAACCACCAGACACAAGGCATAGAAAATGGGTTTGATGCCTTAGAAATGGACCGCTACAGCGAATTAAACCTGCTATCGCAGGAAGTGATGGAAACTATTGTTCAGGTACAGGAAGTCACAACTGACGTTCAACTCAGTGTCGATGATACAGATCAAATTGCCAGGAAATTAAGCAAAACATCAAAGCAGTTGCAGACAAAGCTGACGCAAGTCAGAATGCGTCCCCTATCCGATTTGATCGATCGCTTCCCCAGAGCCTTGCGCGACCTGAATCTAGAATATGGCAAAAATGTCCAGTTGAAAGTTGAAGGTGGCAACACCCTGATTGAACGCAGCATTTTAGAAGCTTTGAATGAGCCTTTAATGCATCTAGTGAGGAATGCTTTCGATCATGGTATCGAAGATGCTGCCACTCGCCGCACCTTGGGCAAACCAGAGCAGGGAGTGATTGAAATTAAAGCCACTCACCGCAGTAATCGCACGTTGATTACCATGCGTGATGATGGTCGGGGGATTTCTCTGGACAAAATACGCGATCGCGCCTTAACTATGGGGTTAGATGCTTCCCTTTTGGCTGGTGCTAGTGATGAAGAACTATTATCACTAATTTTTGAACCCGGATTTACAACCTCCGATCAAGTGACAGCACTATCTGGTCGTGGTGTGGGAATGGATGTGGTACGCAACAACCTTAAACTTGTGCGAGGTGAAATCAAAGTTGATACCCAGCCAGGAGTCGGCACTACTTTTACTCTATCAGTACCATTTACACTTTCAGTGGCACGAGTGCTACTGGTAGAAACCAATCGAATGCTCTTGGCATTTCCCACAGATGTCATTTCCGAAATATTCTTACTCCAAAACGAGCAGGTTTTTGCAATGGCTGGTAGCGAAGTGATCAATTGGCAAGGAACTATGGTGCCATTGATCCGCATTGGTCGCTATTTAGAATTTAATGGGCCCCGTTACAATAACCCAGATTTGGAAACTCCAGCAGCAATTAATGCTAATAGTGTATTAATAGTCAAAAGCGGTAATCAACCAGTAGCAGTACAAGTAGACCGTTGTTGGGGTGAGCAAGAAGTAGCTATCCGCCAAATCGAAGGTGATATACCACTGCCGGAAGGCTTTAACAACTGCACAATTCTCGGTGATGGTCGGGTAGTACCATTAGTAAATACCAACGAGTTACTGTATTGGATTGCCACCAATCAACGCACCCCTAGAAGCAATCAATTACCATCGGCACGGTTAAAAACAGCGTTCCTGGTCTCTCATAATGAGAAATTACCCACACCTCCAGCTAACCAAAAAGGTACTATTTTAATTGTCGATGACTCGATTAATGTTCGGCGCTTTTTAGCCCTCACTTTAGAAAAAGGAGGATACCAAGTAGAACAAGCTAAAGATGGTCAAGATGCCTTGGATAAACTTCAAAGTGGCTTGCAAGTCCAGGCAGTGATTTGTGATATTGAAATGCCTCGTCTTGATGGTTATGGCTTTTTAGGTCGGGTCAAATCAAACGTTGATATGCAAGATATTCCTGTTGCTATGCTGACCTCTCGCAGTAGCGCTAAACATCGGCAATTAGCAATTCAACTGGGTGCGAGAGCCTACTTTTCTAAACCATACAATGAACAGGAATTACTCCGAACCCTAGAAGAAATCATTTTCTCCATAAATGGAACTTTGTCTTCTCACAACAATTGAATGCAGAATTTGGTAATGGGTAATATTTATGTGTAACAATTGCCAATTACCAATTCTGCTGCACTTGATGCCATATTCATCAATTATCCTGATTGCTATAGAGGATTCCTATTTAATTTTTTCCAAAATATACAGCATTTGTAGGGCAGGCAATGCCTAGTGGTTTGTCAATTTTGTTTTGAGGGGTTTTTGGTAGTGCGGGCCGAAAAGCCCGCGTGAGCGAGACGCTCACACTACAGTCCCTCATTTCAACCCTGACAGACTACTAGGCTGTTGACTTTGATGGAATTTTCACGTTTTTGGTTCATGCTATTTTTGTGCGAGTGTAAAATCTATTTTCTGTCATTGCGTAGGCTTCGCCTACGCAATGACTACACAAATTTTGCCTGAATTTCTATCACCTAAAAAGGCACAGAGTCAACAGCCTAGGCATTGCCCACCCTACTGCTGTATATCTTTTAGGTATATTTTAAGTATACAAATTCTTCATCAAAGATAAACATTATCCGTGATTTAATATACATTATAATTCACTAATTTTAGTGTAGGTTCAGGTAAAACCTGGAAATTTGCGCTTTGAAACTCCTCTGGGATAACTAACGTTCAATACAGCTACTGTTTTTGACAGGCAAAGTTTTGCTGTGTTCAGATCCATATTATCCGAGAGTAGCCTGCCGTAATTCTTATTGATTACGGCAGAAAATAATTGTGGGAATTTTGTGTTTTATACTCGCTTATTTAGAAAATTGACTTTATGGTTCATAGATTTAATGGCAGTTACGCAAGGAAAAAATTAGGTTCTAACTTATCGTCAACCCTTCAAGTTATATCGCCACCTATCGAATCAAGTGCTACGACGTATCAAATGCCTAAAAGGTCTTTAATACAAAGATTTTATAACCTCCCAATTAGCCGCAAACAATGGATTGCTTTACTGGCTTCTGAATTAGTATCTATTCTAGGAATAGGCATTGCAGGCACATTAATTATTAGTAGCGGTTTACGGACTCAATTAATTGAGCAAGCAAAATCAGAAGTTGCCGTTACAGATATTAATTACAATATCAAAGTTAATCAAATGGGCTTTGGCTTTCGGGGACAATCAGATAATCCAGCAATTATTAAAGCCGCCCAGATTCATCAAGCAGGTACTGTCTTAGATGCGAAATTAAAAGCC contains these protein-coding regions:
- a CDS encoding response regulator yields the protein MSQEKELEIQMQFLEEATDYLNTLEGVLLEIDASNRIDLDKINGALRAAHSIKGGAGMMGFRMLSDLAHRLEDSFKVLKTRKNSLEIDTQLQSLLLSGVDWLRQIVELLSEGNVIEEEWLATFCYPVFDELHERLGDPSPEDATTMLSPEDGQDIIPLLFETEVEGCLQRLESVLLDSEQPCLQEEVSIMAAELGGLGEMLQLAAFTQLCESVTYHLTTAAPHQIAEISQLALQAWRRSQALVLTNQMDSLPTAIEFSAPDVLSTAEAMPTAVLYENPSRERGATIAEFLATDTAATHPIETEIVAADVLESAEGDESWLDEKIIAASFASLEAEFADDIDEQVEFPELTTADPEISPTDYRFVERKSEPVGAGKERETPENTVRVPSKQLEQINDLFGELIIQRNGLNLQMERLRKLVRNLSQRVQVLDRENQELRAAYDKISTQATASSGISSEHNWQTSNHQTQGIENGFDALEMDRYSELNLLSQEVMETIVQVQEVTTDVQLSVDDTDQIARKLSKTSKQLQTKLTQVRMRPLSDLIDRFPRALRDLNLEYGKNVQLKVEGGNTLIERSILEALNEPLMHLVRNAFDHGIEDAATRRTLGKPEQGVIEIKATHRSNRTLITMRDDGRGISLDKIRDRALTMGLDASLLAGASDEELLSLIFEPGFTTSDQVTALSGRGVGMDVVRNNLKLVRGEIKVDTQPGVGTTFTLSVPFTLSVARVLLVETNRMLLAFPTDVISEIFLLQNEQVFAMAGSEVINWQGTMVPLIRIGRYLEFNGPRYNNPDLETPAAINANSVLIVKSGNQPVAVQVDRCWGEQEVAIRQIEGDIPLPEGFNNCTILGDGRVVPLVNTNELLYWIATNQRTPRSNQLPSARLKTAFLVSHNEKLPTPPANQKGTILIVDDSINVRRFLALTLEKGGYQVEQAKDGQDALDKLQSGLQVQAVICDIEMPRLDGYGFLGRVKSNVDMQDIPVAMLTSRSSAKHRQLAIQLGARAYFSKPYNEQELLRTLEEIIFSINGTLSSHNN
- a CDS encoding methyl-accepting chemotaxis protein; the encoded protein is MFNKTDTANSSNARNRASIISSEKATDNVVQLPLESINETVNNSPLNQAVAYVRRLHLGTKATVLAIAIGTLPALGIGAIAYKFASRSITQQVTQAQETEAVNLTEQINRFMFERYGDIQVLSNLPFLVNSEVNKITPIKEKQAVLDRIVETSKVYDSIAIVDINGNPLVTTSKENVSNLKDRDYFQTALQKNSAIITQPEISKTTGILSIYTAAPIKDSVTGQTIAVVRARMPVKSLEDVLKNYSANAHEYHLIDKSGKFFAATEKNQVGRNAQKDFPGLDKLQSAKKIDSIITIDQIDKQPQLISYVPSRKLEGLPDLKWDVVIATDTAIILAPQRQLFWTIAIGTALTALIVAAIAAWLAKRATEPILSATEAVSKLGQGQLNTRLEIQTEDELGDLAVNINQMADQLQVLLKEQEQDTERAKLLADITLRIRKNLKTEDIYKTAVREVRQALKTDRVIVYELNPETWQGIVVAESIAGIWPKMHGVKIDDPCFRERHVENYKEGRVRAIANIYQEPSLVNNSCYIQMLEKFAVKGNLIAPIITDSNLHGLLIAHHCESPRVWQQQEIDLLQQTAIQISYALEQAQLLEELEKAKALAQQDSEEERGQKETLQMQLLELLSDVEGAARGDLTVRADVTAGEIGTVADFFNSIVESLRDIVTQVKQAATQVNTAVGSNEGAIRQLAEEAIAQTAEINRTLDAVDQMTDSIKAVAENAQQAAVIANHAAHTATKSGQAMDLTVQNILLLRETVGETAKKVKRLGESSQQISRVVSLINQIAMQTNLLAINAGIEAARAGDEGQGFAIVAEEVGELAARSAAATKEIEQIVENIQRETSEVVQAMEVGTSQVVEGTRIVEDAKQSLSQILDVSRQIDYLVQTISTATASQVETSESVSELMKAIAALSQRTSDSSRLVSESLQQTVDISQELQETVGTFKVS